The following are encoded in a window of Flavobacterium cupriresistens genomic DNA:
- the hepC gene encoding heparin-sulfate lyase HepC, producing the protein MKNLIKTILFTFAILKISFGNAQEKEITKTSFDNVNLTYPGLEKVNKLFEAGKYTDAANELLTYYRTRKNSKLSDFNLGDEAKFKGKEIGKADQEKADNALLHQFKPQKGYGFFDYGKDINWDYWPVKDNEIRWQLHRVTWWQSMGIAYRASGEEKYAKEWIFQFRDWEKKNYLGRSIENNHIAWRPLEVSERIQSLPGTFNLFVVSPNFTPAFLMEFLNSFDKQTSYIPENYSKEGNHLLFEAQRVLGAGAFFPELKKAEEWRKSGIEVLNREIKLQVLPDGVQWELSPTYHIACIDIFLKAYNSAKMAGVEKEFPNTYSETIEKMITAVANISFPDYNNPMFGDSWPVEKRLRMKQFADWSKIFPENELMKYFATNGAKGKVPDYLSSELPNAGFYTFRNGWNDQSTVLILKAGPPAEFHAQPDNGTFELWVKGRNFTPDSGSYLYSGDAEITKKRNWYRQTKVHSTLTLNNENMIITKAQQNKWKTSKNLDILTYTNPSYTDLNHQRTVFFIDKKYFVIIDRAIGKATGNLGIHFQLKEDSKPVFDTAKNKIYTTYADGNNLLIQAIHSDHVTLTEEDGKVSYIYAKEVKRPAFVFEKIKNENKNELFATIIFPYGGSKAPEIKVKPNRNNDFEKGNIDLNITVNGKKSKITAQLID; encoded by the coding sequence ATGAAAAATCTAATAAAAACAATCCTTTTTACTTTCGCCATATTGAAAATTTCTTTCGGTAATGCTCAGGAAAAGGAAATTACAAAAACGAGTTTCGACAATGTTAATCTTACTTATCCGGGACTGGAAAAAGTAAATAAACTGTTTGAGGCCGGCAAGTATACTGATGCTGCGAATGAATTATTGACCTATTATCGCACTCGCAAAAATAGTAAGCTCTCTGATTTTAATTTGGGTGATGAAGCTAAATTTAAAGGAAAAGAAATTGGAAAAGCAGATCAGGAAAAGGCAGACAATGCCCTACTACACCAATTTAAACCGCAAAAAGGATATGGCTTTTTTGATTATGGAAAAGACATCAATTGGGATTACTGGCCTGTAAAAGATAACGAAATTCGTTGGCAGCTGCACCGCGTAACGTGGTGGCAAAGTATGGGTATCGCCTACCGCGCCAGTGGAGAGGAAAAATATGCCAAAGAGTGGATTTTTCAGTTTCGTGATTGGGAAAAGAAAAACTATTTAGGACGTTCTATCGAAAACAATCACATTGCGTGGCGTCCTTTAGAAGTTTCTGAGCGTATACAAAGTCTTCCCGGAACGTTTAATTTATTTGTCGTATCGCCTAATTTTACGCCGGCATTTTTAATGGAATTTCTAAACAGCTTTGACAAACAAACCTCTTATATTCCTGAAAATTATAGTAAAGAAGGGAACCACCTACTGTTTGAAGCACAACGTGTTTTGGGCGCCGGCGCTTTTTTTCCAGAATTAAAGAAGGCAGAAGAGTGGCGCAAAAGCGGTATCGAGGTTTTAAATCGTGAAATAAAACTTCAAGTACTTCCTGACGGTGTGCAATGGGAACTATCCCCTACCTATCATATTGCCTGCATTGATATTTTCTTGAAAGCTTATAATTCAGCTAAAATGGCAGGAGTTGAGAAAGAATTTCCAAACACTTACAGCGAAACGATTGAAAAAATGATTACGGCAGTCGCAAATATCTCTTTCCCGGATTATAACAACCCAATGTTTGGTGATTCCTGGCCTGTAGAAAAACGGTTAAGAATGAAACAATTTGCAGACTGGTCAAAAATATTTCCGGAAAATGAATTAATGAAATATTTTGCTACTAATGGCGCTAAAGGTAAAGTGCCTGACTATTTATCAAGTGAATTGCCAAATGCCGGTTTTTATACTTTTAGAAATGGATGGAACGATCAATCGACGGTCTTGATTTTAAAAGCCGGTCCTCCTGCTGAATTTCACGCTCAGCCCGATAATGGAACATTTGAATTATGGGTAAAAGGAAGGAATTTTACACCGGACAGCGGTTCCTACCTCTACAGCGGTGACGCAGAAATAACCAAAAAGAGAAATTGGTATCGCCAGACCAAAGTGCACAGTACTTTGACTTTGAACAATGAGAATATGATCATTACCAAAGCCCAACAAAATAAGTGGAAAACCTCTAAAAACTTAGATATTTTAACCTATACGAATCCTAGTTATACTGATTTAAATCACCAGCGTACCGTTTTCTTCATTGATAAAAAATATTTCGTAATTATAGATCGTGCCATTGGTAAAGCAACCGGGAATTTGGGCATCCATTTTCAATTAAAGGAAGACAGTAAACCCGTTTTTGATACTGCTAAAAATAAGATTTATACCACTTATGCCGATGGCAATAATCTTTTGATACAAGCAATACATTCAGATCATGTAACACTTACTGAAGAAGACGGAAAAGTTTCCTATATATATGCGAAAGAAGTAAAAAGACCCGCCTTTGTATTCGAAAAGATTAAAAACGAAAACAAGAATGAACTATTTGCAACGATCATTTTCCCTTATGGAGGCAGTAAAGCTCCCGAAATAAAGGTAAAACCTAATAGAAACAATGATTTTGAGAAAGGAAACATTGACTTAAACATTACTGTAAATGGCAAGAAAAGCAAAATAACAGCCCAACTAATCGATTGA
- a CDS encoding heparin lyase I family protein — translation MKKKLLALLCVFTFLESNAQNSSWTYDFGSTAASPYISGTYSSTYLPAPTAGGGDASVRASTSTEGFVELTTNGYAGGTGAELKMTGGTTTTGAKLGLAPFSGTAVGTFQCKINVLSGTNGRFLFYFGNGSNFTNGSGINISQTFAALRLSPTAAGVNLDWLTAAASPNYTTTGLTQTTINKNQVYTLKFFMNNSNSEVSYTTYNGANPMAHNLPAGAFDVWLDNTKILTNADAGNGLLTQGTVLNGMNLLNIGAGSSAPVLCIDDISYTNFLAAAPPPSITNTILNVDYENGTTNSGITGVTATHALASDAVYMVPNSATGNYAVAHKVVLGNSDYYSDGSYRSESDAVSEKQFRYSPGDERRYEFSVLLKDWEQWNSNNPAYGDNIFQLKMSDGQLLPVRILTRRNSIVTRNYTEQNDLVSDFRPYINQWIRFRIDVKWSTAATGYLKIYTKLPDQADYNLMLDKNNFVTFTGNVENGNVGYIKWGVYREAGKDANGDVITSDNVLTRIVYHDDIRIFELNNASAPVQLWNNALIGPIDFTSSITTGNTVNLNILNDSSTMPDFFYGTNGGLNTAGALSGRVLINGWTNKTTSSDPATSFNPDQYFEFKLQPANGYKVIFSNLTFTARKGNTTDPGTYVMRSSLDGFTTDITAPQNFPGTSATSLTYDLSPLSNVKTPITLRLYWYGSDRTSGISLVGIDDFTFNGQTKAILAIPNKYDITKNTDQSLGTYTAKESELDITAINNCSATTYSYSLTGSTTATGTGSLANKIFNTGETTVTWTATDDCNSASTTFKIKVIDLEKPLFSEPVEITVNNAPNQCGALLTLLKPEISDNCAVASVTSDAPDFFPAGTTIVTWTAVDTNGNTAITTQKITVLDVKSPVLNSIPAVILCYDQGNHYILPAVTAVDNCDIKSIFYHITGATNRDGNGLNVDGSFNVGVSSITWTVTDHAGNSSTATTTITINSEFSANIPDVYAVSPGGKPNTIYLGYGPSSLTLTATTLNGKAPYTYTWNNGATTASILVNPSVEGVHPYTVTVTDALGCSFTVTKEITVTNILCAGKKVSLCHTSSPNHDKTLCISSNAVSAHLAHGCYLGSCESGYSKTQKEEITLAEQETNEFIVTAIPNPSKAEFNLSITGKPNQTYSVSIFDVLGRKIKLLNAKSGETFTIGHELKTGLYFAEITEGQNKKTVKLIKQ, via the coding sequence ATGAAAAAAAAATTACTTGCTTTACTTTGTGTGTTTACCTTTTTAGAATCAAATGCGCAAAATTCCAGTTGGACCTATGATTTTGGCAGTACTGCCGCATCGCCTTATATCTCCGGCACTTATAGTTCAACTTATTTACCTGCACCAACGGCCGGCGGTGGCGATGCGAGTGTAAGAGCTTCAACTTCAACGGAAGGTTTTGTAGAACTAACTACTAATGGTTATGCGGGAGGAACTGGAGCTGAACTTAAAATGACCGGTGGAACTACGACAACTGGTGCTAAATTAGGACTGGCTCCCTTTTCCGGTACAGCAGTGGGTACTTTTCAATGCAAAATAAATGTCTTATCCGGAACAAATGGCAGATTCCTGTTCTATTTCGGAAACGGAAGTAATTTCACTAATGGAAGCGGCATAAATATCTCACAAACATTTGCTGCTTTAAGACTATCCCCAACTGCTGCCGGTGTAAATCTTGACTGGCTTACAGCAGCTGCCAGTCCTAACTATACCACAACGGGGCTTACACAAACCACTATTAATAAAAATCAAGTTTATACACTGAAGTTTTTCATGAATAACAGTAATAGTGAAGTTTCCTATACAACTTACAATGGTGCAAATCCAATGGCACATAATCTCCCGGCCGGAGCTTTTGATGTCTGGCTCGACAATACTAAAATCCTCACCAATGCTGACGCCGGAAATGGTCTGCTAACACAAGGCACGGTCCTAAATGGAATGAATTTACTGAACATAGGCGCGGGCTCATCAGCACCTGTGTTGTGTATCGACGATATAAGTTATACTAATTTTTTAGCAGCGGCACCACCACCAAGTATCACCAATACGATTCTGAATGTAGATTACGAAAACGGCACTACTAATTCAGGTATTACAGGTGTAACAGCCACTCATGCATTAGCTTCAGATGCCGTTTATATGGTTCCGAATAGCGCGACAGGTAATTATGCAGTTGCTCACAAAGTTGTCCTTGGCAATTCCGATTATTATTCTGATGGATCCTATCGAAGCGAATCTGATGCGGTTTCCGAAAAACAATTTCGCTATTCTCCTGGAGATGAACGCCGCTATGAATTTAGTGTTTTACTAAAAGATTGGGAGCAATGGAACAGTAACAATCCGGCCTACGGTGATAATATTTTTCAGTTAAAGATGTCAGACGGACAGTTACTGCCTGTTAGGATCCTGACCAGACGTAACTCGATCGTTACTCGTAATTATACGGAACAAAACGATCTGGTGTCTGATTTTCGTCCCTACATTAATCAGTGGATTCGTTTTCGCATTGATGTAAAATGGTCTACAGCTGCTACCGGATATTTAAAAATATACACCAAGCTCCCTGATCAAGCCGATTACAACTTAATGCTGGATAAAAATAATTTTGTCACTTTTACAGGAAATGTCGAAAATGGAAATGTCGGGTATATCAAATGGGGAGTGTATCGAGAAGCAGGAAAAGATGCCAATGGAGATGTAATCACCAGCGACAATGTACTCACTCGTATCGTCTATCATGATGATATTAGAATTTTTGAATTAAATAATGCCAGTGCACCAGTCCAACTTTGGAATAATGCTTTAATTGGTCCTATCGATTTTACCTCATCGATTACTACAGGTAATACTGTAAATCTGAATATTCTCAATGATAGCAGTACTATGCCTGATTTTTTTTATGGTACTAATGGAGGTCTAAATACTGCCGGAGCATTAAGCGGAAGGGTTTTAATAAACGGATGGACAAATAAAACAACTTCTTCAGATCCTGCCACTTCTTTTAACCCGGACCAATATTTTGAGTTCAAACTGCAACCAGCCAATGGCTATAAGGTGATTTTTTCTAATCTTACATTTACGGCTAGAAAAGGAAATACAACAGACCCGGGTACCTATGTTATGAGATCCAGTTTAGATGGTTTTACCACTGATATTACAGCTCCTCAAAATTTTCCCGGCACCTCAGCGACTTCACTTACCTATGATCTGTCTCCATTATCGAATGTAAAAACGCCGATTACCCTACGTTTATACTGGTACGGATCAGATAGAACAAGCGGAATTTCTTTAGTAGGTATTGATGATTTTACTTTCAATGGTCAAACGAAAGCCATTCTTGCTATTCCTAATAAATATGATATAACGAAGAATACCGATCAGAGTTTAGGAACCTACACCGCTAAGGAAAGTGAATTAGACATCACAGCCATTAACAATTGCAGTGCAACTACTTACAGTTATTCGCTCACCGGAAGCACTACAGCTACTGGCACCGGATCTTTAGCAAATAAAATATTTAATACAGGTGAGACTACTGTAACCTGGACAGCAACAGATGACTGCAATAGCGCTTCCACTACATTTAAGATAAAAGTAATAGATTTAGAAAAACCTCTTTTTTCAGAACCTGTAGAAATAACAGTAAATAATGCCCCGAATCAATGTGGAGCACTACTAACATTACTAAAACCTGAAATTTCAGATAATTGTGCCGTTGCAAGCGTGACTAGTGACGCTCCGGATTTTTTTCCTGCAGGAACAACAATCGTAACTTGGACCGCTGTGGATACAAATGGTAATACCGCCATAACAACTCAGAAAATTACTGTTCTCGATGTCAAATCACCTGTACTAAATTCTATCCCTGCTGTTATACTATGTTATGACCAGGGGAATCATTATATACTTCCGGCTGTCACAGCAGTTGATAATTGCGACATTAAATCTATTTTTTATCACATTACAGGAGCGACCAATAGAGATGGAAATGGCCTAAATGTCGATGGTAGTTTTAATGTGGGAGTATCCTCAATTACATGGACCGTTACCGACCATGCCGGAAATAGCAGCACCGCTACTACTACAATTACAATTAACAGTGAGTTCTCGGCAAACATTCCCGATGTTTATGCGGTAAGTCCGGGAGGTAAACCAAATACTATTTATTTAGGTTACGGTCCGTCCTCGCTAACCCTGACTGCAACTACGCTAAACGGAAAAGCGCCGTACACTTATACATGGAATAATGGTGCCACAACAGCCAGTATTTTAGTGAATCCTTCGGTTGAAGGGGTACATCCTTATACCGTTACTGTTACAGATGCCCTTGGATGTTCCTTCACTGTAACAAAAGAAATCACTGTAACCAATATTCTTTGTGCTGGTAAAAAAGTAAGCCTATGCCATACGAGCAGCCCTAATCACGATAAAACACTTTGCATTTCCTCAAATGCAGTTTCGGCTCATTTAGCACACGGCTGTTATCTTGGTAGTTGTGAAAGTGGTTACAGTAAAACCCAAAAAGAAGAAATAACTCTCGCAGAGCAGGAAACCAATGAATTCATCGTAACCGCAATTCCTAATCCATCGAAAGCTGAATTTAATTTAAGCATTACAGGAAAACCCAATCAAACTTATTCTGTAAGTATCTTTGATGTGTTAGGAAGAAAAATAAAGCTTTTAAATGCAAAAAGTGGTGAAACGTTCACCATTGGTCATGAGCTAAAAACGGGTTTATACTTTGCGGAAATAACAGAAGGTCAGAATAAAAAAACAGTTAAGCTAATCAAACAATAG
- a CDS encoding glycoside hydrolase family 88 protein: protein MKKICHLFLAFSTLTLSLSAQPMRDDSSSAWFKNTTEVIHSQLNKAAETYQPGKNPRSINPDGTIRLAGLTDWTTGFFPGTLWYGYELTGDKALAEKAKIFTLALDSIRNIKNTHDVGFMLFCSYGNAYRITGDRVYLPVLADGAANLYARFNPKVGTIRSWDWLHYPVIIDNMMNLEYLYWSANQFKNPKYAAAASTHALTTMKNHFRKDYSSYHVVDYDPQTGKVLRKMTHQGVTDDSAWARGQAWGLYGYTMCYANTKNPQFLKQAKNIASFIMNHPRMPKDKVPVWDFDVHNAMDTDVPAPRDASAAAVIASGLLDLSTQVKDGKIYFDYAEDILKSLSSDAYLAKPGENGYFILKHSVGAFLYNSEIDTPLDYADYYYLEALKRYASIKKI, encoded by the coding sequence ATGAAAAAAATCTGCCATCTATTTTTAGCCTTTTCAACTTTAACGTTAAGTTTATCCGCTCAGCCAATGAGGGATGACTCCTCTTCAGCATGGTTTAAAAATACAACAGAAGTAATTCATTCACAATTAAACAAAGCTGCCGAAACTTATCAACCTGGTAAAAATCCACGTTCCATAAATCCTGATGGGACAATACGATTAGCAGGATTAACCGATTGGACAACCGGTTTTTTTCCCGGCACGCTCTGGTACGGGTATGAATTAACCGGGGATAAAGCACTGGCAGAAAAAGCAAAAATATTTACACTTGCTCTTGATTCTATTCGAAATATAAAAAACACCCATGATGTTGGTTTTATGCTTTTCTGCTCTTATGGAAATGCCTACAGAATTACGGGAGACAGGGTTTATCTGCCTGTATTAGCAGATGGCGCTGCTAATCTGTATGCTCGATTTAATCCTAAAGTTGGAACGATTCGTTCCTGGGATTGGTTACACTATCCTGTAATTATAGACAATATGATGAATTTAGAGTATTTATATTGGAGCGCAAATCAATTTAAGAATCCAAAGTACGCTGCTGCAGCTAGTACCCATGCTTTAACAACGATGAAAAATCATTTCAGAAAAGATTACAGTTCCTATCATGTTGTAGATTATGATCCCCAAACGGGTAAAGTTTTACGTAAAATGACACATCAAGGTGTAACAGACGACTCTGCGTGGGCTCGCGGCCAGGCATGGGGACTATATGGTTATACAATGTGTTATGCAAACACTAAAAACCCTCAATTTTTAAAGCAAGCCAAAAACATTGCCTCTTTTATCATGAATCATCCTCGCATGCCAAAAGACAAAGTACCTGTTTGGGATTTTGATGTTCACAACGCAATGGATACAGATGTGCCAGCTCCAAGAGATGCTTCTGCAGCAGCCGTCATTGCTTCTGGTTTATTGGATTTAAGCACACAGGTAAAAGATGGAAAAATATATTTTGATTATGCAGAAGACATTTTAAAATCCTTATCATCCGATGCTTATTTAGCAAAACCGGGAGAAAATGGTTATTTTATATTGAAACATAGCGTGGGTGCATTTTTATACAATTCAGAAATTGACACCCCTCTTGATTACGCCGATTATTATTATCTGGAAGCTCTAAAAAGATATGCTTCGATCAAAAAAATCTAA
- a CDS encoding DDE-type integrase/transposase/recombinase, with product MVNLFDHYYLLIYLYMTTPEQVWVSDLTYIGKRDNLCYLSLITDACSKKKMGYYVAKNLNTQSCLKALKMALKQRMQNKLPLIHHSDRGLQYC from the coding sequence ATGGTAAACTTGTTTGATCACTACTATTTATTAATTTACTTATACATGACTACTCCTGAACAAGTTTGGGTTTCTGATCTTACCTACATTGGAAAAAGAGATAATCTGTGTTATTTAAGTTTGATAACTGATGCGTGCTCAAAGAAGAAAATGGGATATTATGTTGCTAAAAATCTAAATACTCAAAGCTGTTTAAAAGCACTAAAGATGGCTCTTAAGCAGAGAATGCAAAACAAACTGCCTTTGATCCATCATTCTGATAGAGGTCTACAGTATTGCTGA
- a CDS encoding type II toxin-antitoxin system HipA family toxin codes for MAQNKFDIYVYAHWKGMQKPELTGILSAHFAKGKKSFSFEYDKMWINSKEQILFDPDIQFYSGPQFPNNKENFGIFLDSMPDTWGRTLMKRRANQQAKGNGEKAQTLYDIDYLLGVYDESRMGALRFKTELDGPFLDNNNASPTPPWSSVRELQNAAKMLENDDDKEIQKWLSILMAPGSSLGGARPKANILDDNKELWIAKFPSKNDTIDKAAWEMLTYELALKAGINMAPSKIEKIAGNYNTFFTKRFDREKEQRIHFASAMTMTSNSEDTIRDNMPSYLDIADFIQNYGVKINENLQQLWRRIVFNIAVSNTDDHLRNHGFILTNEGWILSPAYDINPSIDKDGLALNIDTHNNELDFNLAKSVGEYFRLDDSQMDKIINEVIEAVSCWKVIAKKIGISRAEQELMTAAFIVS; via the coding sequence ATGGCACAGAACAAATTTGATATATATGTTTACGCGCATTGGAAGGGTATGCAAAAACCTGAGTTAACAGGCATACTGTCAGCACATTTTGCCAAAGGCAAGAAATCATTCAGCTTCGAATACGATAAAATGTGGATTAATTCTAAAGAACAGATACTTTTTGATCCGGATATTCAGTTTTATTCAGGCCCACAATTCCCAAATAATAAAGAAAACTTTGGTATTTTCCTCGATAGTATGCCTGATACATGGGGGCGAACATTGATGAAAAGACGCGCCAACCAGCAGGCTAAAGGGAACGGAGAAAAAGCACAAACACTTTATGATATAGATTATCTCCTAGGTGTTTATGATGAAAGCCGCATGGGAGCACTGCGTTTTAAGACTGAGCTCGACGGACCATTTTTAGACAATAATAATGCCAGCCCTACTCCACCGTGGTCTTCCGTCCGTGAACTGCAGAACGCTGCAAAAATGCTGGAGAATGATGATGATAAAGAGATCCAAAAATGGCTTTCAATATTAATGGCTCCAGGCTCTTCTCTTGGAGGAGCCAGGCCAAAAGCTAATATTCTTGATGATAATAAGGAACTCTGGATAGCAAAGTTTCCTTCAAAAAATGATACAATTGATAAGGCAGCATGGGAGATGCTTACCTATGAACTAGCTCTTAAAGCTGGAATAAATATGGCGCCAAGCAAGATTGAAAAGATAGCCGGCAATTACAATACTTTTTTCACAAAACGATTCGATCGGGAAAAAGAACAAAGAATACATTTTGCGTCGGCAATGACAATGACTTCTAATAGTGAAGATACAATTCGAGATAATATGCCAAGCTATCTTGACATCGCTGATTTTATTCAAAACTATGGAGTAAAAATTAATGAAAACTTACAGCAGCTATGGCGCAGGATAGTTTTTAATATTGCCGTTTCTAACACTGATGATCACCTAAGAAATCATGGCTTCATATTAACTAACGAAGGATGGATACTTTCTCCAGCTTATGATATTAACCCCTCAATAGATAAGGATGGACTTGCCTTAAATATAGATACTCATAATAACGAGCTTGATTTTAATCTTGCCAAAAGTGTTGGAGAATATTTTCGCCTAGATGACAGCCAAATGGATAAAATCATAAACGAAGTTATTGAAGCTGTGAGTTGCTGGAAAGTAATTGCTAAAAAAATTGGAATCTCAAGAGCAGAACAAGAATTAATGACTGCCGCATTTATAGTATCTTAA
- a CDS encoding helix-turn-helix transcriptional regulator gives MNRKKQIIYPKYQEMMEQMGENIKLARKRRKLTTVQLAERADIARSTLYLIEQGNAGVAIGAYFNVLRALGLQEDFLKLAADDVFGRKLQDLELL, from the coding sequence ATGAACAGAAAGAAACAAATCATTTATCCTAAATATCAGGAGATGATGGAACAAATGGGAGAAAATATTAAACTGGCAAGAAAAAGACGTAAACTTACTACTGTTCAATTAGCTGAGCGTGCAGATATTGCAAGATCAACATTGTACCTTATCGAACAGGGAAATGCAGGTGTAGCTATTGGTGCTTATTTTAATGTACTTCGTGCCTTAGGGCTTCAGGAAGATTTTCTTAAACTTGCAGCGGATGATGTTTTTGGAAGAAAGTTGCAGGACTTAGAGTTATTATAA